In Geobacillus kaustophilus, a genomic segment contains:
- the galE gene encoding UDP-glucose 4-epimerase GalE — MILVCGGAGYIGSHAVYRLIEKGENVVVVDNLQTGHKEAVHREAVFCEGDIRDREFLREVFRRHDIEAVIHFAANSLVGESMEEPLKYYDNNVYGTQVLLEVMKEFGVKQIVFSSTAAVYGEPKQIPIVETDPTEPTNAYGETKLAMEKMMKWADRAYGIRSISLRYFNVAGAYGTTIGEDHNPETHLIPLILKVPLGQREEILIFGDDYDTPDGTCIRDYIHVLDLVDAHFLALEKLRNGAASDVYNLGNGNGFSVKEVIEAARQVTGHPIPARVMSRRPGDPARLVASSEKAKRELGWNPKYPSITDIVASAWEWHQARPNGYRGV; from the coding sequence ATGATTTTGGTTTGCGGCGGGGCAGGGTATATCGGCAGCCATGCGGTGTACCGCCTGATCGAAAAAGGCGAGAACGTTGTGGTGGTTGACAACTTGCAGACAGGGCACAAAGAGGCCGTTCACCGTGAGGCGGTGTTTTGCGAAGGCGATATTCGCGACCGCGAGTTTTTGCGCGAGGTGTTTCGCCGGCACGACATTGAGGCGGTCATTCATTTTGCGGCGAACTCATTGGTCGGTGAAAGCATGGAAGAGCCGCTGAAGTATTACGACAACAATGTGTACGGCACACAAGTGCTGCTTGAAGTGATGAAGGAGTTCGGCGTCAAACAAATCGTCTTTTCTTCAACCGCCGCGGTGTATGGGGAGCCGAAACAAATCCCGATCGTCGAAACCGACCCGACCGAACCGACAAACGCGTACGGAGAAACGAAGCTGGCGATGGAAAAAATGATGAAATGGGCGGACCGCGCCTACGGCATCCGCTCGATTTCGCTCCGCTACTTTAATGTCGCCGGAGCGTACGGCACGACAATCGGCGAGGACCACAACCCGGAGACGCATCTTATTCCGCTGATTTTGAAAGTGCCGCTCGGGCAGCGGGAAGAAATTTTGATTTTTGGCGATGATTATGATACACCGGACGGCACATGCATCCGCGACTACATTCATGTGCTCGATCTTGTCGATGCCCACTTTTTGGCGCTTGAAAAACTGCGGAACGGGGCGGCCAGTGACGTGTACAATCTAGGCAACGGCAACGGCTTCAGCGTCAAAGAAGTGATCGAAGCGGCGCGGCAAGTGACGGGTCATCCGATTCCGGCCCGCGTCATGTCGCGGCGCCCGGGCGATCCGGCGAGACTTGTCGCTTCATCGGAAAAGGCGAAGCGCGAGCTCGGGTGGAACCCGAAATACCCATCCATTACGGACATTGTCGCGTCGGCGTGGGAATGGCATCAAGCGCGGCCAAACGGCTATCGGGGTGTGTAA
- a CDS encoding YhfC family intramembrane metalloprotease: MGMAGAVVQLFISLLVPIGLVWYGRKKGWLSWKALGVGAAVFLVFSQVLEKALHIAVLEPGRPALKGTDSVWLFVLYAALAAGLFEEIGRYVGFRWLLKQHRGYGDGLSFGLGHGGTEAVLLGVVGAVNVIVLASLIQSGSFDKTIAPSLPPRQVELIKEQVLHTPFAMYVLGGLERLFALAVHVALSLLVLLGVRKRQFRYVLYAILLHAAMDVMPALYQVKVVTNVWVVEAVLLIWAVAAVLFIGRMKPAFERGGEKR; this comes from the coding sequence ATGGGCATGGCGGGCGCAGTGGTGCAGTTATTCATTTCGCTGTTGGTTCCTATTGGACTTGTATGGTATGGGAGGAAAAAAGGGTGGCTTTCATGGAAGGCGCTCGGCGTAGGAGCGGCCGTGTTTCTCGTTTTCTCACAAGTGTTGGAAAAAGCGCTGCACATCGCCGTGCTTGAACCGGGGCGCCCGGCGTTGAAAGGCACGGACAGCGTCTGGCTCTTTGTCCTATACGCCGCGCTTGCCGCCGGCCTGTTTGAAGAAATTGGCCGCTATGTCGGGTTCCGTTGGCTGCTAAAGCAGCATCGAGGATATGGCGATGGTTTATCATTCGGGCTTGGGCACGGCGGGACGGAAGCGGTATTGCTCGGGGTGGTTGGCGCGGTCAACGTCATCGTGCTTGCCAGCCTGATTCAATCCGGATCATTCGACAAAACGATCGCCCCGTCGCTTCCGCCCAGGCAGGTCGAGCTGATCAAGGAGCAAGTGCTGCACACGCCGTTTGCGATGTACGTGTTAGGCGGCTTGGAACGGCTGTTTGCCTTGGCGGTGCACGTGGCGCTGTCGCTGCTCGTTTTGCTTGGGGTGCGCAAGCGGCAATTCCGCTATGTCCTGTACGCCATTTTGCTTCACGCCGCGATGGATGTTATGCCTGCCTTGTATCAGGTGAAAGTCGTCACGAATGTTTGGGTGGTGGAAGCGGTGCTATTGATTTGGGCGGTCGCCGCTGTTTTATTCATTGGCCGCATGAAACCAGCATTCGAAAGGGGAGGAGAGAAACGATGA
- a CDS encoding VOC family protein gives MIRVKRLDHVQICIPFGAEDEVRAFYTGVLGFQEIEKPESLKGNGGLWCKVGDIELHIGTEKRGGYNSKSHPAFEVEDVEAARRYLEERGVATQDEKPIPGVKRFSFRDPFHNRIELLEKIE, from the coding sequence ATGATTCGTGTAAAACGGCTTGACCATGTGCAAATTTGCATTCCATTTGGCGCCGAAGACGAAGTGCGCGCTTTTTACACCGGTGTGCTTGGTTTTCAAGAAATCGAAAAGCCGGAATCGTTGAAAGGAAACGGCGGACTTTGGTGCAAAGTCGGGGATATCGAGCTTCACATCGGGACCGAAAAACGCGGCGGCTATAACAGCAAAAGCCACCCGGCGTTTGAAGTGGAAGATGTGGAAGCGGCGCGCCGTTATTTGGAAGAGCGCGGCGTCGCGACGCAAGACGAAAAACCGATCCCGGGGGTAAAGCGGTTTTCGTTTCGCGATCCGTTTCACAACCGGATCGAGTTGTTGGAAAAAATCGAATAA
- a CDS encoding GTP-binding protein encodes MNMHGNYTSQVIDMEFEQQLVHKTFYETLVEAGECDVVSALGEMFFAAHRDGADLSSIRFAQGEVYFHRRDYEAAIFKWEQVHNDDLRPWAQKNIADSCCELGRLELAEELYRSIETESETLQAEIILRLFSLYREWGANEKADDMIKRGVTLYPDYPNMTEWARSFFEEQGDWQSAVELALGEAVRTSARRWADILTGYVEQGHARTMVPARFSRCLALLYETDRVKFERLVQALWNGYRDGDLYFSWLAEWNRLYDELAIGRDYDWKRIPGLLGEAYAGLMKGPYRLKELVEVVPPLVKSWMSLTDGPETAVAAAALLAWSEKFPEAFEEEKINDAAKRLVHAKRPAREAGVSLFEEIADWAEEQRAGSHFRFRWFVRQLSDSRTHYVLVAGASRHERLAFLRTLVGEAALAAPSAPVLAWRNGGEMEVAKISDDQFTVFSSIEEFQEAVGGRASRFSDDAVIECTAPFSFVPQGIVLLDIGPLGGRASSEHEALVSLSLADSILFLLNGEDPFSSADEQLMLQLRERAPHAPMYFLLPPGDGMVDDEEAARIVEEVEAHVRTIVPGAHVMVYSPHSPSRKQQQSLVGWLEEMRRHVSPVRREEAILTTIRQFIAHLFRQRAEAESRLAELVVWKKEMAAKLSGAIHQLGDLQEEKTAKAAKSFRAVLGEVRAELSAAIPDLLCNMGELVSEDSDFSRLHLELNDKANERLRAYLNEEVLPKLRRAMEQWIATMEDEFNECQVFLHEMGEGFNAMFGEERLKLECDFRILADWRRDTDRLTSGAQMEKVNVFLRRTPSQLLLKGAGKLLGAFAQNKAMLAQKYKQFIQTQDYTEVVEAVIEQLLLPFEWFAKSLERDVTQFFHAPLTALDETLKRLELEIAAQEGELKHMRKNPEAYRDPLVLFGIRLRQCEQLAQAASADVQLLQDENKPIRSV; translated from the coding sequence ATGAACATGCATGGCAACTATACGAGTCAGGTGATCGACATGGAGTTTGAACAGCAACTTGTTCATAAAACATTTTACGAGACGCTCGTCGAGGCGGGAGAATGCGATGTTGTCAGCGCGCTTGGCGAGATGTTTTTCGCGGCGCATCGGGATGGCGCTGATTTGTCGTCGATTCGCTTTGCCCAAGGGGAAGTGTATTTCCACCGTCGCGACTATGAAGCGGCCATTTTTAAATGGGAACAAGTCCATAACGACGACTTGCGCCCTTGGGCGCAAAAAAACATCGCCGACAGCTGCTGTGAGCTTGGACGGCTTGAGTTGGCCGAGGAGCTGTACCGCTCGATTGAGACGGAAAGCGAAACGTTGCAGGCGGAAATCATTTTGCGCCTGTTTTCGCTTTACCGCGAATGGGGGGCGAACGAGAAAGCCGATGACATGATTAAGCGCGGCGTGACGTTGTATCCGGATTATCCGAACATGACTGAATGGGCGCGCTCCTTTTTCGAGGAGCAAGGCGACTGGCAAAGTGCGGTTGAACTGGCTTTAGGAGAGGCGGTGCGGACGTCGGCGCGCCGCTGGGCGGACATCTTGACCGGCTACGTGGAACAAGGACATGCGCGGACGATGGTGCCTGCGCGGTTTTCACGATGCTTGGCGCTGTTGTACGAAACGGATCGGGTGAAGTTTGAACGGCTTGTGCAGGCGCTATGGAACGGTTATCGGGATGGAGACCTCTATTTTTCGTGGCTCGCGGAGTGGAACCGCCTCTATGATGAGTTGGCGATCGGCCGCGACTATGACTGGAAGCGAATTCCTGGCCTTTTAGGGGAAGCCTATGCGGGATTGATGAAAGGGCCGTACCGATTGAAAGAGTTGGTGGAAGTGGTGCCACCGCTTGTAAAAAGCTGGATGAGCTTAACTGACGGTCCGGAGACAGCGGTAGCCGCGGCTGCCTTGTTGGCATGGAGTGAGAAATTTCCTGAAGCGTTTGAGGAAGAGAAGATCAACGACGCCGCTAAGCGGCTCGTCCATGCGAAACGGCCAGCTCGGGAAGCTGGTGTGTCGCTATTTGAAGAAATTGCCGATTGGGCGGAAGAGCAACGGGCGGGCTCGCATTTCCGCTTCCGCTGGTTCGTGCGGCAACTGTCCGATTCGCGGACGCATTACGTTTTGGTCGCTGGGGCGTCGCGCCATGAGCGGTTGGCGTTTTTGCGGACGTTGGTCGGCGAGGCGGCGTTGGCGGCGCCGTCTGCGCCGGTGCTTGCGTGGAGAAACGGCGGGGAGATGGAAGTCGCGAAAATCAGCGACGACCAGTTTACCGTTTTTTCGAGCATTGAGGAATTTCAAGAGGCGGTGGGAGGACGCGCAAGCCGATTCTCCGATGATGCTGTCATTGAATGCACGGCGCCGTTTTCATTCGTGCCGCAAGGGATTGTTTTGTTGGATATCGGCCCGCTCGGCGGGCGCGCTTCATCCGAACATGAAGCGCTCGTGTCGCTTTCACTCGCTGACAGCATTCTCTTTCTTCTTAACGGCGAAGATCCGTTTTCTAGCGCCGATGAACAGTTGATGCTGCAGCTTCGCGAGCGGGCGCCGCATGCGCCGATGTACTTCTTGCTTCCTCCGGGCGACGGGATGGTGGATGATGAGGAGGCGGCGAGAATCGTTGAGGAAGTTGAAGCGCACGTTCGTACGATCGTTCCGGGGGCGCATGTGATGGTCTATTCGCCGCATTCGCCAAGCCGCAAGCAGCAACAATCCCTCGTCGGTTGGCTTGAGGAGATGCGCCGCCATGTATCACCGGTCCGCCGCGAGGAAGCGATTTTAACGACGATCCGCCAGTTCATCGCCCATTTGTTCCGACAGCGGGCCGAGGCGGAAAGCCGCCTGGCGGAGCTGGTCGTATGGAAAAAAGAAATGGCGGCCAAACTCAGCGGCGCCATTCATCAGCTCGGCGACCTGCAAGAGGAGAAAACGGCCAAAGCGGCAAAGTCGTTCCGCGCTGTGTTGGGGGAAGTGCGGGCCGAGCTGTCAGCGGCGATTCCCGATCTGTTGTGCAACATGGGGGAGCTTGTGAGCGAAGACAGCGATTTTTCCCGCTTGCATCTTGAACTGAACGACAAAGCGAACGAACGGCTTCGCGCTTATCTCAACGAAGAGGTGTTGCCAAAGCTGCGCCGCGCCATGGAACAGTGGATTGCAACGATGGAAGATGAATTCAACGAATGCCAAGTGTTTTTGCATGAAATGGGCGAAGGGTTTAACGCCATGTTCGGGGAGGAACGGCTCAAGCTCGAATGCGATTTTCGCATTCTCGCCGATTGGCGGCGCGATACAGATCGGTTGACAAGCGGAGCGCAAATGGAAAAGGTGAACGTTTTCCTGCGGAGAACGCCAAGCCAGCTGCTGTTGAAAGGGGCGGGCAAACTGCTTGGTGCCTTTGCGCAAAACAAGGCGATGCTGGCGCAAAAGTATAAACAGTTCATCCAGACGCAAGATTACACCGAGGTGGTGGAAGCGGTCATCGAGCAGTTGCTGCTGCCGTTTGAATGGTTTGCCAAATCGCTTGAACGCGATGTCACCCAATTTTTCCATGCGCCATTGACGGCGCTCGATGAAACGTTGAAACGGCTGGAGCTCGAGATCGCCGCCCAGGAAGGCGAGCTCAAACATATGCGCAAAAACCCTGAGGCGTATCGCGACCCGCTCGTGCTCTTTGGCATTCGTTTGCGGCAATGCGAGCAGTTGGCGCAGGCGGCATCTGCCGATGTGCAATTGCTGCAGGACGAAAACAAACCAATCCGTTCGGTCTAA
- a CDS encoding class I adenylate-forming enzyme family protein has product MNETRPYWPGGLPTELRYALGEQPLYDYLRHRGEREENEPAYIFYNKVMTWGTLLDHVRRFARYLREKGVGKGSYVALYMQNCPQYIIAHFAVQQLGGIVVPLNPMYREFELAYFFAEVPLVGIIAGEEGLPRVRQAEQQTAPLSFIVACHYGDYADPSGEIPLCAELAQPKEPMSGADDFAAIIAAYPPLEEAAAIDLWNDVGLIIFTSGTTGRPKGAMLTYGNALFKTTASAQANRLTEKAEVLMAHSPLCHIAGMVMGLNTPVYTGNPCVLFTRFDPMATIKAVEMYKVTAWYSIAPMNAAILQVLPTTSADLSSLKRNLATSFGLPVTKDLAARWAEATGGCLLYEAAYGLSETHTCDTFMPDDRVKFGSCGIPTYETDIRIIDPETKQELGPGRSGEIVVKNPGVFKGYFRRDDATNETLKDGWVYTGDIGYIDEDGYLYFQGRLKEMIKVSGYSVFPEDVEALLNEHPAVKQCAVIGVPDPAKGEVPKAFVVLHDSYKGRVAPSDLIEWAKTHMAAFKYPRYVELIDELPATPSGKVLRKLLPRD; this is encoded by the coding sequence ATGAACGAAACGCGCCCGTATTGGCCAGGCGGGCTGCCGACGGAGCTCCGCTACGCGCTTGGCGAACAGCCTCTGTACGACTATTTGCGCCATCGCGGCGAACGCGAGGAAAACGAGCCGGCGTACATCTTCTATAACAAGGTGATGACGTGGGGAACATTGCTCGATCACGTCCGCCGTTTTGCCCGCTATTTGCGGGAAAAAGGGGTGGGAAAAGGAAGCTATGTCGCCTTGTACATGCAAAACTGCCCGCAATACATCATCGCCCATTTTGCCGTTCAGCAGTTGGGCGGCATCGTTGTTCCGCTCAACCCGATGTACCGGGAATTCGAGCTCGCCTATTTTTTCGCTGAAGTGCCGCTTGTTGGCATCATCGCCGGAGAAGAAGGATTGCCGCGCGTTCGACAAGCGGAACAACAAACAGCCCCGCTGTCGTTTATCGTCGCGTGCCATTACGGCGATTACGCCGATCCGTCCGGGGAGATCCCGCTTTGCGCCGAGCTTGCGCAACCGAAAGAGCCGATGAGCGGCGCGGACGATTTTGCCGCCATTATTGCCGCTTATCCGCCTCTTGAGGAGGCCGCTGCCATTGACTTATGGAACGATGTCGGGCTGATCATTTTCACATCCGGCACGACCGGGCGGCCGAAAGGGGCGATGCTGACGTATGGCAACGCGCTGTTTAAGACGACCGCGTCTGCGCAGGCGAACCGGTTGACAGAAAAAGCGGAAGTGCTGATGGCCCATTCGCCGCTTTGCCATATCGCCGGGATGGTGATGGGGCTGAATACGCCGGTGTACACGGGGAATCCGTGCGTGCTGTTCACCCGCTTTGACCCGATGGCGACGATCAAGGCCGTTGAAATGTACAAGGTGACAGCCTGGTACAGCATCGCGCCGATGAATGCAGCCATTTTGCAAGTGCTGCCAACCACTTCTGCCGACTTGTCAAGTTTAAAACGCAACTTGGCGACGAGCTTCGGTCTGCCGGTGACGAAAGACCTTGCCGCGCGTTGGGCGGAAGCGACCGGCGGGTGCTTGCTGTATGAGGCGGCATATGGGCTGAGCGAGACGCATACGTGCGACACGTTTATGCCGGATGATCGCGTGAAATTCGGCTCGTGCGGCATCCCAACGTATGAGACGGACATCCGCATCATCGACCCGGAAACGAAACAGGAGCTTGGGCCCGGACGGTCGGGGGAAATTGTCGTCAAAAATCCAGGTGTCTTTAAAGGCTACTTCCGCCGCGATGATGCGACGAACGAGACGCTGAAAGACGGGTGGGTGTACACAGGTGATATCGGGTATATCGATGAAGACGGCTATTTGTATTTCCAAGGCCGGTTGAAAGAAATGATCAAAGTGTCCGGCTACAGCGTCTTTCCGGAAGACGTCGAGGCGCTGTTGAACGAGCATCCGGCCGTTAAGCAATGCGCGGTCATCGGCGTGCCTGACCCGGCGAAAGGGGAAGTGCCGAAAGCGTTTGTCGTTCTCCATGATTCGTACAAAGGAAGGGTGGCGCCGTCTGACTTGATCGAATGGGCGAAAACGCATATGGCGGCGTTCAAATATCCGCGCTATGTCGAGCTGATTGACGAGCTGCCGGCGACGCCTTCCGGAAAAGTATTGCGAAAGCTGCTGCCAAGGGACTAA
- a CDS encoding aminopeptidase — protein sequence MNRWEKELDKYAELAVKVGVNIQPGQTLFVNAPLEAAPLVRKIAKTAYETGAKHVYVEWNDEALTYIKFQYAPEEAFSEYPMWRARAMEELAEQGAAFLSIYAPNPDLLKDVDPKRIATANKTAAQALANYRSAIMADRNCWSLISVPTAAWAQKVFGDLRDEEAIDQLWEAIFRITRIDQDDPIAAWREHNDQLARIVDYLNEKQYKQLVYEAPGTNLTVELVDGHVWHGGAATSQSGVRFNPNIPTEEVFTMPHKDGVNGTVRNTKPLNYNGNVIDRFTLTFKDGQVVDFSAEEGYETLKHLLDTDDGARRLGEVALVPHESPVSMSNLIFYNTLFDENAACHLALGKAYPTNIENGASLSKDELDRRGVNDSLVHVDFMIGSAELNIDGVTKDGKREPIFRNGNWAFELS from the coding sequence ATGAACCGTTGGGAGAAGGAATTGGACAAATATGCCGAGCTGGCGGTCAAAGTCGGCGTGAACATTCAGCCCGGGCAGACACTGTTCGTCAACGCCCCGCTTGAGGCGGCGCCGCTCGTCCGCAAAATCGCCAAAACCGCGTACGAAACCGGGGCGAAGCACGTGTATGTCGAGTGGAACGACGAGGCGCTTACATACATCAAATTTCAATATGCCCCAGAGGAAGCGTTTTCCGAATACCCGATGTGGCGGGCGCGAGCGATGGAAGAACTCGCCGAACAAGGCGCTGCCTTTTTATCCATTTACGCTCCCAACCCTGACTTGTTAAAAGACGTCGATCCAAAGCGGATCGCGACGGCCAATAAAACAGCGGCTCAAGCGCTCGCCAACTACCGAAGCGCCATTATGGCCGACCGAAACTGCTGGTCGCTCATTTCCGTTCCGACGGCTGCTTGGGCGCAAAAAGTATTCGGCGATCTGCGTGATGAAGAAGCCATCGACCAATTATGGGAAGCGATTTTCCGCATCACCCGCATTGATCAAGACGATCCGATCGCCGCATGGCGCGAACATAACGACCAGCTCGCCCGCATCGTCGATTACTTGAATGAAAAGCAATACAAACAACTCGTTTACGAAGCGCCGGGCACCAATCTCACGGTCGAGCTCGTCGACGGGCACGTTTGGCACGGCGGCGCGGCGACAAGCCAAAGCGGCGTGCGCTTCAATCCAAATATTCCGACCGAAGAAGTGTTTACCATGCCGCATAAAGACGGCGTCAACGGCACGGTGCGCAACACGAAGCCGCTCAATTACAACGGCAACGTGATCGATCGGTTTACGCTCACGTTCAAAGACGGGCAAGTCGTCGACTTCAGCGCCGAAGAGGGATATGAAACGCTGAAGCATTTGCTTGACACCGATGACGGGGCGCGCCGCCTCGGCGAAGTCGCCCTCGTGCCGCACGAATCGCCGGTGTCGATGTCGAACCTCATTTTTTACAACACGCTGTTTGATGAAAACGCCGCCTGCCATTTGGCGCTCGGCAAGGCGTATCCGACGAACATCGAAAACGGCGCTTCATTGTCCAAAGACGAGCTTGACCGTCGCGGCGTCAACGACAGCCTCGTCCATGTCGACTTTATGATCGGCTCAGCTGAGCTGAACATTGACGGCGTGACGAAAGACGGCAAACGCGAACCGATTTTCCGCAACGGCAACTGGGCATTCGAACTGTCGTAA
- a CDS encoding Hsp20/alpha crystallin family protein has product MALIPYDPFRHLESIRRDMNRFFASDFPSLFTHMDEQHWMPRIDMHETDNEYVVSCDLPGLERKEDVHIDVQNNMLTISGTIQRHHDVKEEQMHRRERFFGRFQRSITLPADAAAENIRATYKNGVLDIHIPKTTTGTKKRVDIEFH; this is encoded by the coding sequence ATGGCGTTAATTCCGTATGACCCGTTCCGACACTTGGAGTCGATCCGCCGGGATATGAACCGCTTTTTTGCTAGTGATTTTCCATCGCTGTTCACTCATATGGATGAGCAGCACTGGATGCCGCGCATCGATATGCATGAAACGGACAACGAATACGTCGTTTCGTGCGATTTGCCGGGGCTGGAGCGGAAAGAGGATGTGCACATTGACGTGCAGAACAACATGTTGACCATCAGCGGCACGATTCAACGCCACCACGATGTCAAAGAAGAACAAATGCACCGGCGCGAACGCTTTTTCGGCCGCTTCCAGCGTTCGATCACCCTGCCGGCGGATGCCGCGGCGGAAAACATTCGCGCGACGTACAAAAACGGCGTGCTTGACATTCATATCCCGAAAACAACGACAGGAACGAAAAAACGCGTTGATATCGAGTTCCATTAA
- the galT gene encoding UDP-glucose--hexose-1-phosphate uridylyltransferase, with translation METIFAAIEQLIRYAEQRGLLAPEDEVYARNRLLATLRLTEWQPAEAKDVPLASPAPILDVIIDWAYEQGLLETNTTTERDIWDAKLMDCVMPRPSEVIRAFYERYRRSPQEATNWFYSLSRASNYIPTARIAQNQQWKVSTAYGELDITINLAKPEKDPKEIAKLKEVPSSSYPKCVLCKENEGYEGTWRHPARSNHRVIPITLLDEQWYLQYSPYVYYHEHCIVFSAEHVPMKMERKTLERLLDFVEKFPHYFVGSNADLPIVGGSILVHDHFQGGCYTFAMEKAEVEEHIPLPSFPSVTVGIVRWPMSVIRLTGPKEDVLDAAAFLYETWRTYSDPSVEIIAYSGDVPHNTITPIARRRGDLFELDIVLRNNRTSPEYPYGIFHPHEELHHIKKENIGLIEVMGLAVLPARLAAELETLADYLVHQTKKEDWDESMQKHWDWCEAIRSAYPDITKDNVHDILKYEVGQRFVTVLEHAGVFKRDKRGKDAFRRFMQHAVERMSSLV, from the coding sequence ATGGAAACGATTTTTGCGGCGATTGAACAACTGATTCGTTATGCCGAGCAGCGCGGCCTTTTGGCGCCGGAAGACGAGGTGTACGCGCGCAACCGCCTGCTGGCAACGCTTCGGCTCACGGAATGGCAGCCGGCCGAGGCCAAGGACGTTCCTTTGGCCTCGCCCGCTCCGATATTGGACGTGATCATTGATTGGGCGTATGAACAAGGATTATTGGAAACGAATACAACGACCGAGCGCGATATATGGGATGCGAAGTTGATGGACTGCGTCATGCCGCGGCCGTCGGAAGTGATCCGCGCCTTTTACGAGCGATACCGCCGCAGCCCGCAAGAGGCGACGAATTGGTTTTATTCGTTGAGCCGGGCGTCCAATTACATCCCGACGGCGCGCATCGCGCAAAATCAGCAATGGAAAGTGTCGACTGCCTACGGTGAATTGGACATCACCATTAACTTGGCGAAACCGGAAAAAGACCCGAAGGAAATCGCCAAATTAAAAGAGGTGCCGTCATCCTCGTATCCAAAATGTGTATTATGCAAAGAAAACGAAGGGTATGAAGGAACGTGGCGCCATCCAGCCCGTTCCAATCACCGGGTTATCCCGATCACGTTATTGGATGAACAGTGGTATTTGCAATATTCTCCCTACGTGTACTATCATGAACATTGCATTGTCTTTTCCGCCGAACACGTGCCGATGAAGATGGAGCGGAAGACGCTTGAGCGTTTGCTCGATTTCGTCGAAAAGTTCCCGCACTATTTCGTTGGTTCGAACGCCGATTTGCCGATTGTCGGCGGCTCGATTTTAGTGCATGACCATTTCCAAGGCGGGTGCTATACGTTTGCGATGGAAAAGGCGGAGGTTGAAGAGCATATCCCGCTTCCATCGTTTCCGTCGGTCACAGTCGGCATTGTGCGCTGGCCGATGTCCGTCATCCGTTTGACTGGACCAAAAGAGGACGTGTTGGATGCGGCTGCTTTTTTGTATGAAACATGGCGGACGTACAGTGACCCAAGTGTCGAGATTATTGCCTACAGCGGCGATGTTCCGCACAACACGATCACCCCGATCGCCCGGCGGCGCGGCGATTTGTTTGAGTTGGACATCGTGTTGCGCAACAACCGGACATCGCCTGAATATCCGTATGGCATTTTCCATCCGCATGAAGAATTGCATCACATTAAAAAGGAAAACATCGGCTTGATTGAAGTGATGGGGCTGGCGGTGCTGCCGGCACGGCTTGCCGCGGAATTGGAGACGCTGGCCGATTATCTCGTGCATCAGACAAAAAAAGAAGACTGGGACGAGTCGATGCAGAAACATTGGGATTGGTGCGAAGCCATTCGCTCGGCCTATCCGGACATCACGAAGGACAATGTCCATGACATTTTGAAGTACGAAGTCGGGCAACGGTTTGTCACCGTGTTGGAACATGCCGGGGTGTTTAAGCGGGACAAGCGAGGGAAGGACGCGTTTCGCCGCTTTATGCAGCACGCTGTGGAGCGCATGTCGTCTCTTGTTTAA
- a CDS encoding LacI family DNA-binding transcriptional regulator yields the protein MATLKEIAEKVGVSVATVSRVLNYDATLSVSDETRRRIFEVAQELNYKTLRERSQQARESFRLGLIHWYSERQEIDDPYYMAIRLGVEKECFDRGIELVKLFKQHGAYPTERMEALDGIIAVGKFGPKEVETFAAGAKQIVFVDCSPDEHRFDSVVIDLRQATVTVLDYLLRLGHTKIGYIGGREYVDGETPIRDEREAAFYEYLYVKGLYDSRYVWIGAFTAEDGYRLMKKAVSGGDLPTAFFIASDSMAIGALRALHEAGIAVPEEAAIVGFNDIPTAAFLHPPLSTVKVYTEFMGETAVELLIERLTTKRAICKKVVVPTELVIRSSSEGNEKGSGR from the coding sequence ATGGCCACGTTAAAAGAAATCGCGGAAAAAGTCGGCGTTTCAGTCGCGACCGTCTCGCGCGTGCTCAATTACGATGCGACGCTGTCCGTTTCCGATGAAACGAGAAGGCGCATTTTTGAGGTTGCCCAAGAGCTGAACTACAAAACATTGCGGGAACGAAGCCAGCAAGCGCGCGAATCGTTTCGCCTCGGGCTCATTCACTGGTATTCGGAGCGCCAGGAAATCGATGACCCGTATTATATGGCGATTCGCCTTGGAGTGGAAAAAGAATGTTTTGACCGCGGCATCGAACTCGTTAAATTGTTTAAACAGCACGGCGCCTATCCGACCGAACGGATGGAGGCGCTCGATGGCATCATCGCCGTCGGAAAATTCGGGCCGAAGGAAGTCGAGACTTTTGCCGCCGGGGCCAAACAAATTGTGTTTGTCGACTGTTCGCCTGATGAGCATCGGTTTGATTCGGTCGTCATCGACTTGCGTCAAGCGACGGTGACGGTGCTTGACTATTTGCTTCGGTTGGGGCATACGAAAATCGGCTATATCGGCGGCCGCGAATATGTGGACGGGGAAACGCCGATCCGCGATGAGCGCGAAGCGGCGTTTTACGAATATTTGTATGTCAAAGGGCTGTACGATTCCCGTTATGTATGGATCGGCGCCTTCACTGCCGAAGATGGCTATCGGTTGATGAAAAAAGCCGTTTCAGGCGGCGACTTGCCGACGGCGTTTTTCATTGCCAGCGATTCGATGGCGATCGGCGCCCTGCGTGCGCTGCATGAGGCTGGAATCGCTGTTCCTGAAGAGGCGGCGATTGTCGGATTCAATGATATTCCGACGGCAGCATTTCTTCACCCGCCGCTTTCGACGGTGAAAGTATACACAGAATTTATGGGTGAAACAGCGGTTGAGCTGCTCATCGAACGGTTGACGACGAAACGGGCGATTTGCAAAAAGGTCGTCGTGCCGACGGAGCTCGTCATCCGCTCGAGCAGCGAAGGCAACGAAAAGGGGAGCGGTCGATAA